One window of Nostoc sp. C052 genomic DNA carries:
- the pstB gene encoding phosphate ABC transporter ATP-binding protein PstB: MSNLIPAIKVKNISFYYGSIKAIEKVSIDIYQNQVTAIIGPSGCGKSTFIKILNRISELEGPVKIEGDVEFFGQNIYAPRVNINRLRRQIGMVFQKPNPFPISIYENVAYGMRIAGRYSKLELDEIVESALKSAALWNEVKDKLDKSALGLSGGQQQRLCIARALAVKPKVLLMDEPCSALDPIATMKVEELLHSLQSELTIAIVTHNMQQAARVSDFTAFFSTDESRIGQMVEFGATEQIFNNPLDPRTRDYISGRFG, encoded by the coding sequence ATGAGTAACCTAATTCCAGCCATCAAAGTTAAAAATATCAGCTTTTACTATGGCTCTATAAAAGCAATCGAAAAGGTATCAATAGATATTTATCAAAATCAAGTAACTGCAATTATTGGCCCTAGTGGTTGTGGTAAATCTACCTTCATCAAAATTCTAAATCGTATTAGCGAATTAGAAGGGCCCGTAAAAATTGAAGGAGATGTAGAATTTTTTGGTCAGAATATTTATGCTCCTCGTGTCAACATTAATCGGTTACGCCGCCAAATTGGTATGGTGTTCCAAAAACCAAATCCTTTTCCGATAAGTATTTATGAAAATGTTGCCTACGGGATGAGAATAGCAGGTAGATATTCAAAATTAGAGTTAGATGAAATTGTCGAATCTGCCCTTAAAAGTGCCGCTCTTTGGAATGAAGTCAAAGATAAGCTGGATAAATCGGCTTTAGGGCTTTCTGGTGGTCAACAACAAAGATTATGTATTGCCCGTGCTTTAGCAGTCAAACCAAAAGTTTTACTGATGGATGAGCCTTGCTCGGCCCTTGACCCCATTGCTACGATGAAAGTTGAAGAACTACTCCATAGTTTACAGTCTGAGTTGACAATTGCGATCGTTACCCACAATATGCAGCAAGCCGCTCGTGTCTCTGATTTTACGGCTTTCTTCAGCACCGACGAAAGTCGCATTGGTCAAATGGTTGAATTTGGCGCTACAGAGCAAATCTTTAACAACCCACTAGATCCCCGCACCCGCGACTATATTTCAGGGCGTTTCGGTTAA
- the pstC gene encoding phosphate ABC transporter permease subunit PstC, protein MANSSEPADRNSSDDSNLDDESFNLTAIGGTNFWFDQSFTRLVYFFAVITVAVLFLMSWVILHEALPAIKQFGLGFLWGQDWDTGNKIFGALPYIYGTLVSSAIAILFAVPIGIAIALVTSENFLPSSLRTILAFVVELIAAIPSVIIGLWGIFVFIPFLEPLQKWLGSTLKWIPLFNTEDPSGTNMLTAGIILAIMILPTMAAITRDVLMAIPKELRSASMALGGTRWETVFRVLLPAGFSGMVSAAMLALGRALGETMAVTMVIGNSAQISASLLNPAYTIPSVLANEFAEAEPGLHIGALSYLALILFGLTLAVNIGAVLLVKWVGRKNS, encoded by the coding sequence ATGGCAAATTCATCAGAACCAGCCGACAGAAATTCATCAGATGATTCCAATCTAGATGATGAAAGCTTTAATCTAACAGCTATCGGCGGCACAAATTTCTGGTTTGACCAAAGTTTTACACGGCTAGTATACTTTTTTGCCGTGATTACCGTTGCAGTGCTATTTTTGATGAGTTGGGTAATTTTACATGAAGCTCTACCAGCTATTAAGCAGTTTGGACTAGGGTTTTTGTGGGGTCAAGATTGGGATACAGGTAATAAGATTTTTGGGGCATTACCCTATATTTATGGAACTTTGGTAAGTAGTGCGATCGCTATTTTATTCGCTGTCCCAATTGGAATAGCAATAGCCTTAGTCACGAGTGAAAATTTCTTACCTTCATCGCTCCGAACCATCCTAGCATTTGTTGTTGAATTAATCGCAGCAATTCCTAGTGTAATTATTGGTTTGTGGGGAATTTTTGTTTTTATTCCATTTCTCGAACCTCTCCAAAAGTGGCTAGGCAGTACTTTGAAATGGATACCACTATTTAACACCGAAGATCCTTCGGGAACTAATATGTTAACTGCTGGAATTATTCTGGCTATTATGATTTTGCCGACAATGGCAGCAATTACTCGTGATGTCTTAATGGCTATCCCTAAAGAATTACGTAGTGCATCTATGGCTTTAGGTGGCACTCGCTGGGAAACAGTTTTTCGGGTCTTGTTACCAGCTGGATTTTCTGGAATGGTGAGTGCAGCCATGCTCGCTTTAGGACGTGCTTTGGGTGAAACAATGGCTGTCACTATGGTGATTGGCAACTCTGCTCAAATCAGTGCTTCTCTACTCAATCCAGCTTATACAATTCCCTCTGTATTAGCTAATGAATTTGCCGAAGCTGAACCAGGACTGCATATAGGCGCTTTAAGCTATTTAGCATTGATTTTGTTTGGGTTGACTCTAGCTGTAAATATTGGCGCTGTACTCTTAGTTAAGTGGGTTGGCAGGAAAAATAGCTAA
- the pstA gene encoding phosphate ABC transporter permease PstA: MSGYIQSENDESLAKELCSPLPTERVIFTYAMNAIAFGLTGLALIPLLSILWEILIRGISGLKSEMFVKAVIDNGFGNAILGTIIMVVIGAILSIPTGIMTGIFLAEFGQGNPIAGFVRFITNILTGVPSIVVGVFAYGVIVLVTKGFSAIAGGFALAVIMLPVIILTTEESLKLIPTSQRLASAALGGTRFQTTFRIIVTAAIPGITTGILLAVARAAGETAPLIFTALFSLDWSEGLLSPTASLPVLIFNLYNDPDPQKGQLVWTTSIVLLSLILCVSILSRLVIRQRRLN, from the coding sequence ATGAGTGGTTATATCCAGTCAGAAAATGATGAATCTTTAGCAAAAGAATTATGCAGCCCTTTGCCAACGGAACGAGTCATATTTACTTATGCAATGAATGCGATCGCATTTGGTTTGACAGGTCTAGCACTCATTCCTTTATTATCAATTTTGTGGGAAATTCTCATCAGAGGAATATCTGGACTCAAGTCAGAGATGTTTGTCAAAGCAGTGATTGACAATGGCTTTGGCAATGCCATTCTAGGAACCATAATTATGGTAGTAATTGGTGCTATTTTAAGCATTCCCACAGGAATCATGACAGGAATTTTCTTGGCGGAATTTGGTCAAGGCAATCCCATCGCTGGATTTGTTCGTTTTATCACTAATATTTTGACAGGTGTGCCTTCAATTGTTGTCGGCGTATTCGCTTATGGTGTAATAGTTTTAGTCACTAAAGGATTTAGTGCGATCGCAGGTGGTTTTGCTTTGGCTGTAATTATGCTACCTGTAATTATACTGACAACAGAAGAATCCTTAAAACTTATTCCCACATCTCAACGTCTCGCCTCCGCTGCTTTAGGCGGAACTCGCTTCCAAACAACTTTTCGCATCATTGTAACTGCTGCAATCCCCGGAATTACCACAGGTATTTTATTAGCTGTAGCTCGTGCGGCTGGGGAAACAGCACCCTTAATTTTTACGGCTTTATTTAGTCTAGATTGGTCAGAAGGATTGTTAAGTCCAACAGCTTCCCTACCAGTATTGATTTTTAATCTCTACAACGACCCAGACCCGCAAAAAGGTCAATTAGTCTGGACTACTTCTATAGTTCTACTCAGCTTAATTTTATGTGTAAGTATTCTTTCTCGCTTAGTTATTAGACAGAGAAGACTAAATTGA
- a CDS encoding phosphate ABC transporter ATP-binding protein, producing the protein MSKLIPAIRVKNFSFYYDTQKIVEGVSMDIYQNQITAIIGSSGCGKSTFLKSLNRMSELEAEVRVEGKVEFFGQSIYERRVNINRLRRQVSMVFPKPNLFPMSVYDNVAYGVKLVGWHPKVELDGIVESAIKAAELWDEVKNKLHKSALELSGGQQQKLCIARALAVKPNVLLMDEPCSGLDPSASIKIENLIHNLRSELTIVIVTHNMQQVTRLSDFTAFFCSNENRITQMVEFGTTNKMFTNPVDSRTRDYVFARVS; encoded by the coding sequence ATGAGTAAACTAATTCCAGCTATCAGAGTCAAAAACTTCAGCTTCTATTACGACACTCAAAAGATAGTTGAAGGCGTGTCAATGGATATTTACCAAAACCAAATCACGGCAATTATTGGTTCTAGTGGTTGTGGCAAGTCTACTTTTCTGAAATCGTTAAATCGCATGAGTGAATTAGAAGCAGAAGTGAGAGTTGAAGGAAAAGTAGAATTTTTTGGACAGAGTATTTATGAGCGTCGTGTTAATATCAATCGCTTACGCCGCCAAGTTAGTATGGTTTTTCCCAAGCCAAATCTTTTTCCTATGAGCGTTTATGATAATGTTGCTTATGGGGTGAAATTGGTTGGATGGCATCCGAAAGTAGAATTAGATGGAATTGTTGAATCTGCCATCAAAGCTGCCGAACTTTGGGATGAAGTTAAAAATAAGCTGCACAAATCTGCTTTAGAACTTTCTGGTGGTCAACAACAAAAACTATGTATTGCCCGTGCTTTAGCAGTCAAGCCGAATGTCCTATTGATGGATGAACCTTGTTCAGGTCTTGATCCTTCGGCCAGCATAAAAATTGAGAATTTGATCCATAATTTACGTTCTGAATTAACAATTGTAATTGTTACTCACAATATGCAGCAAGTTACTCGCCTATCTGATTTTACGGCTTTCTTTTGTAGCAATGAAAATCGGATTACTCAAATGGTTGAATTTGGTACTACAAATAAAATGTTTACTAACCCCGTGGATTCTCGTACCCGCGACTATGTTTTCGCCCGCGTTAGTTGA
- a CDS encoding SDR family oxidoreductase: MQNKVVVIVGATGGIGSALTYKLAPTGVRLVLAARDAGRLTTLANDLPGKVLSVPTDITDPQQVDTLIEKTIAEFGQIDILVNAAGAGILKPYNSLEPADLDKMLDVNLKGSFYTTQAAAEEMQKRKSGHICNVVGILGKHSMGMAAAYSASKFGVVGFSKCMAEELKRFGIKFTLFYFGGVDSPFWDNVNLKVDRKKMLSPETAANAIFFALSAEPQAVPMEINIQPDSHLFF; encoded by the coding sequence ATGCAAAATAAAGTCGTTGTTATTGTCGGTGCTACTGGTGGTATTGGTTCAGCTTTAACATACAAACTTGCGCCTACAGGAGTTCGATTGGTACTGGCTGCGAGAGATGCCGGTCGTTTAACAACACTGGCAAATGATTTACCAGGAAAAGTTTTGAGCGTTCCTACAGATATTACTGACCCTCAACAGGTAGATACTTTGATAGAAAAGACCATTGCTGAGTTTGGTCAAATCGATATTTTGGTGAATGCAGCCGGTGCTGGTATACTCAAGCCCTACAACAGCCTGGAACCTGCTGATTTAGACAAGATGCTAGATGTCAACTTAAAAGGCAGCTTCTACACCACTCAAGCGGCTGCTGAAGAGATGCAAAAGCGCAAGTCTGGTCATATCTGTAATGTGGTTGGAATTCTGGGCAAGCATTCGATGGGGATGGCAGCGGCTTATTCCGCTTCTAAGTTTGGTGTTGTCGGTTTCAGCAAGTGCATGGCAGAAGAACTCAAGCGTTTTGGTATCAAGTTCACGCTATTCTACTTTGGTGGGGTAGATTCTCCTTTCTGGGATAACGTCAACCTAAAAGTAGACCGGAAAAAAATGCTTAGTCCTGAAACTGCTGCCAATGCGATTTTCTTTGCCCTTTCTGCCGAACCGCAAGCTGTGCCGATGGAAATTAATATTCAACCTGATAGTCATCTGTTCTTTTAG
- a CDS encoding NYN domain-containing protein, with amino-acid sequence MKCPLCESTSYYKNGRRNDQQNYLCKNCGKQFLEPALPHSLEGDLFANSNGHTKLSMIDAAELSLVKNLPEEKIPEKGLGSFNFKLAEELLQMILSPDWLESSVFSQLLLKIQQNNEIKHKLETGISLLLLDAENLKLDINSELFLASVCEYPLQVKIAFANWRNPSIGKQDIELYNRGYQLVHVPGGKNSSDAKMIAFGACVLRSYPTVKEILVCSDDGILNHLCNELQNQGLIVYWVRRQGQNLHIDNRNTGKLTYYSLSMATEVPSFEKVIDPIQDLIKTEEESINAKLNSLVDIATLFQERCEINIKHNLNQLEKEKSISVVDNSFNESIKDQEKQEYLTEISNGETLDKLLLKIIQDIQNKSPKNKLSVSTLGTEIRKITGESPNSIIKKLNLGSSFLKYLKSSPTFTLKANGKEYEVIALLSE; translated from the coding sequence ATGAAATGTCCTCTGTGCGAATCTACTTCATATTATAAAAATGGTCGTCGCAATGACCAGCAGAATTACCTCTGCAAAAATTGTGGCAAACAATTCCTTGAGCCTGCATTACCTCATTCCCTGGAAGGAGACTTGTTTGCTAACAGCAATGGACATACTAAACTATCTATGATTGATGCGGCGGAACTTTCTTTAGTTAAAAACCTGCCAGAAGAAAAAATTCCAGAGAAAGGTCTTGGCTCTTTTAATTTTAAATTAGCTGAAGAACTGCTGCAAATGATATTATCGCCTGATTGGTTAGAATCTTCTGTGTTTAGCCAATTACTCTTAAAAATTCAGCAAAATAATGAAATTAAGCATAAGTTAGAAACAGGAATATCTCTTCTACTTTTGGATGCAGAAAACCTAAAATTGGACATTAATTCAGAATTATTTTTAGCCAGTGTTTGTGAATATCCACTCCAAGTTAAAATTGCATTTGCTAACTGGAGAAATCCCAGTATTGGGAAGCAAGATATTGAACTATATAACCGTGGCTATCAACTTGTCCATGTGCCTGGAGGTAAAAATAGTTCTGATGCAAAAATGATCGCATTTGGTGCTTGTGTTTTACGCTCTTATCCAACAGTTAAAGAAATCTTGGTCTGTTCTGATGATGGAATTTTAAACCATCTTTGTAACGAACTCCAAAATCAAGGATTAATTGTCTATTGGGTACGTAGACAAGGACAAAATTTGCATATAGACAACCGGAATACTGGTAAATTAACTTATTATTCTTTGTCAATGGCAACAGAAGTTCCATCTTTTGAAAAAGTGATTGATCCAATTCAAGATTTAATTAAAACTGAAGAGGAATCAATCAATGCTAAATTAAACAGTTTAGTGGATATTGCAACTTTATTTCAAGAAAGATGCGAGATCAATATTAAACATAATTTAAACCAACTAGAAAAAGAGAAGTCAATATCTGTTGTAGATAACTCATTTAATGAATCTATTAAAGACCAAGAAAAACAAGAATATCTTACGGAAATATCTAATGGAGAAACATTAGATAAATTACTATTGAAAATTATTCAAGATATACAAAACAAGTCTCCTAAAAATAAATTATCTGTGTCCACATTAGGGACAGAGATACGGAAAATTACCGGAGAATCTCCTAATTCAATTATTAAAAAATTAAACTTAGGTTCTAGTTTTCTTAAATATCTAAAATCATCTCCCACATTTACATTAAAGGCGAATGGCAAAGAATACGAGGTAATAGCACTACTCTCCGAATAG